From Daucus carota subsp. sativus chromosome 6, DH1 v3.0, whole genome shotgun sequence, the proteins below share one genomic window:
- the LOC108225188 gene encoding pathogenesis-related thaumatin-like protein 3.5 — MEISFFLLLTLLLLGTNYSSATVFRVENSCSYTVWPGTLSGNGAALGQGGFALSPGQSLSLTAPPGWSGRFWGRTDCTFDNAGAGKCVTGDCPGGLKCTGGGAPPATLVEFTLAGGNSDKDFYDVSLVDGYNVGMGVRPEAGTGDCQYAGCVRDLNENCPAELQVAGGGKTVACKSACLAFNAPEYCCTGDHGTPQTCSPTKYSALFKSACPSAYSYAYDDASSTCTCAGTDYLITFCPKT; from the exons ATGGAGATCagtttctttcttcttctcacCCTCTTGTTATTAG GAACAAATTATTCATCAGCTACTGTGTTCAGAGTTGAAAACAGTTGCAGCTACACAGTCTGGCCCGGAACGCTCTCGGGAAACGGAGCCGCCCTAGGCCAGGGCGGCTTCGCGTTATCTCCAGGACAGTCGCTGTCATTAACAGCGCCTCCTGGATGGTCCGGCCGCTTCTGGGGCCGGACTGACTGCACATTTGACAATGCAGGCGCTGGTAAATGTGTCACCGGGGACTGCCCCGGAGGCCTAAAGTGCACGGGGGGTGGCGCACCTCCGGCCACACTAGTGGAATTTACGCTTGCTGGAGGCAACAGTGACAAGGACTTTTACGACGTGAGTCTTGTGGACGGGTACAATGTTGGAATGGGAGTGAGGCCAGAGGCTGGCACCGGGGATTGTCAGTATGCGGGGTGTGTCAGGGATTTGAATGAGAATTGTCCTGCGGAGTTACAGGTGGCTGGGGGAGGAAAGACTGTGGCCTGTAAGAGTGCGTGTTTGGCGTTTAATGCACCGGAGTATTGCTGTACAGGGGATCACGGGACGCCTCAGACGTGTTCGCCAACAAAGTATTCGGCATTGTTTAAAAGTGCTTGTCCGAGTGCATATAGTTATGCTTATGATGATGCGTCCAGCACCTGTACCTGTGCTGGCACCGATTATCTGATCACTTTTTGTCCAAAAACATAA